The following coding sequences are from one Onychomys torridus chromosome 16, mOncTor1.1, whole genome shotgun sequence window:
- the Rpl30 gene encoding 60S ribosomal protein L30: protein MVAAKKTKKSLESINSRLQLVMKSGKYVLGYKQTLKMIRQGKAKLVILANNCPALRKSEIEYYAMLAKTGVHHYSGNNIELGTACGKYYRVCTLAIIDPGDSDIIRSMPEQTGEK from the exons atggtggcCGCAAAGAAGACG AAAAAGTCTCTGGAGTCGATCAACTCTAGGCTCCAGCTTGTTATGAAAAGTGGAAAGTACGTGCTGGGCTACAAACAGACTCTGAAGATGATCAGACAGGGCAAAGCGAAATTGGTTATCCTCGCCAACAACTGCCCGGCTTTGAG GAAATCTGAAATAGAATACTATGCTATGTTGGCTAAAACTGGTGTTCATCACTACAGTGGCAATAACATTGAATTGGGCACAGCATGTGGAAAATACTACAGAGTATGCACACTGGCTATCATTGACCCAG gtgATTCTGATATTATTAGAAGCATGCCAGAACAGACTGGTGAAAAGTAA